A part of Solicola gregarius genomic DNA contains:
- the secA gene encoding preprotein translocase subunit SecA, translating to MGEGKILRHLQSIANQVNDLEPDFEAMSDDELQAMTEEFKQRLDDGQTLDDIMPEAFATVREAARRILGQRHFDVQIMGGAALHLGNIAEMKTGEGKTLVATLPVYLNGLAGKGVHIVTVNDYLAKYHAEWMGRVYHFLGLTVGTVVPSLSSEERREAYAADITYGTNNEFGFDYLRDNMAQSLEDCVQRGHSYAIVDEVDSILIDEARTPLIISGPTQDEVKWYGEFAKLVRTMRPDVDYEFDEKKRTVSVLEGGIEKTEDHLGIENLYDSVNTPLISFLNNAIKAKELFKNDKDYVVIDGDVLIVDEHTGRILEGRRYNEGLHQAIEAKEGVRIREEYQTLATITLQNYFRLYEKLAGMTGTAMTEASEFDKIYKLGVVPIPTNKPVARVDNADLVYRTEDAKYDAVADDIAERHSNGQPVLVGTASVEKSEVLSKLLKRRRIPHEVLNAKQHEREAAIVALAGHKGAVTVATNMAGRGTDIMLGGNVEFLADAELRKKGLDPLENSEEYEAEWPTMVEKIEHQVKAEHDEVAKAGGLAVIGTERHESRRIDNQLRGRSGRQGDPGLSQFYLSLEDHLMRLFKSDLVDWVLTTMKIPDDVPIENKRVTGAIASAQAQVESQNFETRKNILKYDDVMSRQRDVIYAERRRVLEGEDLQEWIRSMVTGVVEAYVDGATEGFPEEWDLEKLWTALETLYPVSQTVGALEEEHGGRPGLTRDLLAEVLAADAIAAYEKREAELGSEVMRELERRVILSVLDRKWREHLYEMDYLREGIGLRAYSQRDPLVEYQREGYDLFKAMMEGIQEESVGFLFNVEVQVDEESGADDDESGPRISAKGLAAQREQRLAYSAPTADGDAEPEVKVEDSDDDQGQRQNRSQQKKAQQKKKAQRNARKKNR from the coding sequence ATGGGCGAGGGCAAGATCCTTCGCCATCTCCAGTCGATCGCCAACCAGGTCAACGACCTGGAGCCCGACTTCGAGGCGATGAGCGACGACGAGCTGCAGGCCATGACGGAGGAGTTCAAGCAGCGCCTCGACGACGGGCAGACCCTCGACGACATCATGCCGGAGGCGTTCGCCACCGTACGTGAGGCCGCGCGCCGAATCCTCGGCCAGCGCCACTTCGACGTCCAGATCATGGGCGGCGCCGCGCTCCACCTGGGCAACATCGCCGAGATGAAGACCGGCGAGGGCAAGACCCTCGTCGCGACCCTGCCGGTCTACCTCAACGGGCTCGCCGGCAAGGGCGTCCACATCGTGACCGTCAACGACTACCTGGCGAAGTACCACGCCGAGTGGATGGGCCGCGTCTACCACTTCCTGGGCCTCACCGTCGGCACCGTCGTGCCGAGCCTGTCGTCGGAGGAGCGCCGCGAGGCGTACGCCGCCGACATCACGTACGGCACCAACAACGAATTCGGCTTCGACTACCTGCGCGACAACATGGCGCAATCGCTCGAAGACTGCGTCCAGCGCGGCCACAGCTACGCGATCGTCGACGAGGTCGACTCGATCCTGATCGACGAGGCGCGCACCCCGCTGATCATCTCCGGGCCGACGCAGGACGAGGTGAAGTGGTACGGCGAGTTCGCGAAGCTCGTCCGCACGATGCGCCCCGACGTCGACTACGAGTTCGACGAGAAGAAGCGCACCGTCTCGGTCCTCGAGGGCGGTATCGAGAAGACCGAGGACCATCTCGGCATCGAGAACCTCTACGACTCCGTCAACACGCCGCTGATCAGCTTCCTGAACAACGCGATCAAGGCCAAGGAGCTGTTCAAGAACGACAAGGACTACGTCGTGATCGACGGCGACGTACTGATCGTCGACGAGCACACCGGGCGCATCCTCGAGGGCCGTCGCTACAACGAGGGCCTGCACCAGGCGATCGAGGCCAAGGAGGGTGTGCGCATCCGCGAGGAGTACCAGACTCTGGCCACGATCACCCTGCAGAACTACTTCCGCCTGTACGAGAAGCTCGCCGGCATGACGGGTACGGCGATGACCGAGGCGTCGGAGTTCGACAAGATCTACAAGCTCGGCGTCGTACCGATCCCGACCAACAAGCCGGTCGCTCGCGTCGACAACGCCGACCTCGTCTACCGCACCGAGGACGCGAAGTACGACGCGGTCGCCGACGACATCGCCGAACGCCACTCCAACGGTCAGCCGGTGCTCGTCGGCACGGCGAGCGTCGAGAAGAGCGAGGTGCTGTCGAAGCTGCTGAAGCGGCGTCGCATCCCGCACGAGGTGCTGAACGCGAAGCAGCACGAGCGCGAGGCTGCGATCGTCGCGCTCGCCGGGCACAAGGGCGCGGTGACAGTCGCGACCAACATGGCCGGCCGCGGCACCGACATCATGCTCGGCGGCAACGTCGAGTTCCTCGCCGACGCCGAGCTTCGGAAGAAGGGCCTCGACCCGCTCGAGAACTCCGAGGAGTACGAGGCGGAGTGGCCGACCATGGTCGAGAAGATCGAGCACCAGGTGAAGGCAGAGCACGACGAGGTCGCCAAGGCCGGCGGGCTTGCCGTGATCGGCACCGAACGGCACGAGTCGCGGCGTATCGACAACCAGCTGCGCGGTCGTTCCGGACGCCAGGGCGACCCCGGTCTGTCGCAGTTCTACCTGTCCCTCGAGGACCACCTGATGCGGCTGTTCAAGTCCGATCTGGTCGACTGGGTCCTCACCACGATGAAGATCCCCGACGACGTCCCCATCGAGAACAAGCGCGTCACCGGCGCGATCGCGTCGGCGCAGGCGCAGGTCGAGTCGCAGAACTTCGAGACTCGCAAGAACATCCTCAAGTACGACGACGTGATGAGCCGTCAGCGCGACGTCATCTACGCCGAGCGTCGCCGGGTGCTCGAGGGCGAGGACCTCCAGGAGTGGATCCGCTCGATGGTCACCGGCGTCGTCGAGGCGTACGTGGACGGCGCGACCGAGGGCTTCCCGGAGGAGTGGGACCTCGAGAAGCTCTGGACGGCGCTCGAGACGCTGTACCCCGTGAGCCAGACGGTGGGAGCGCTCGAGGAGGAGCACGGCGGTCGGCCCGGCCTGACCCGCGACCTGCTCGCCGAGGTGCTCGCCGCCGACGCGATCGCGGCGTACGAGAAGCGCGAGGCGGAGCTCGGCTCGGAGGTCATGCGCGAGCTCGAGCGACGCGTCATCCTCAGCGTGCTCGACCGCAAGTGGCGCGAGCACCTGTACGAGATGGACTACCTGCGCGAGGGCATCGGCCTGCGTGCGTACTCGCAGCGCGACCCGCTGGTCGAGTACCAGCGCGAGGGCTACGACCTGTTCAAGGCGATGATGGAGGGCATCCAGGAGGAGTCCGTCGGGTTCCTGTTCAACGTCGAGGTTCAGGTCGACGAAGAGTCCGGTGCGGACGACGACGAGTCCGGTCCGCGCATCTCGGCGAAGGGCCTCGCCGCCCAGCGCGAGCAGCGTCTCGCGTACTCGGCGCCCACCGCCGACGGTGACGCCGAGCCCGAGGTGAAGGTCGAGGACTCCGATGACGACCAGGGGCAGCGGCAGAACCGCTCGCAGCAGAAGAAGGCGCAGCAGAAGAAGAAGGCCCAGCGCAACGCGCGCAAGAAGAATCGCTAG
- a CDS encoding ComF family protein yields MTDLRTLSAAAADLVVGMRCAGCGLPGLQLCQTCRQALRPRARSCWPDPCPPELLTPTPVPPWCAAAYAGVVRAVLLEYKERGRDGLAEPLAGLLVAALRGLFATEASPGGWTLVPMASRRATVRSRGYDGVLLLSRIAARRLRGSGHDVLVTRSLRHRRRVADQAGLNATQRRENLDGALRSVVGRWSRRRAVVVVDDVVTTGATAAAAVSALRDSGAPVVGAAVLAATPRRPGRVSLSAAGEVDTTYRNAPRRVTVQNM; encoded by the coding sequence GTGACCGATCTGCGCACACTCTCGGCCGCCGCGGCCGACCTCGTCGTCGGCATGCGCTGTGCGGGTTGCGGGCTGCCCGGCCTCCAGCTCTGCCAGACCTGCCGGCAGGCCCTTCGCCCACGGGCACGGTCGTGCTGGCCGGACCCGTGCCCGCCCGAGCTGCTGACTCCGACGCCGGTCCCGCCGTGGTGCGCGGCCGCGTACGCCGGCGTCGTACGTGCGGTGTTGCTGGAGTACAAGGAACGTGGCCGCGACGGCCTCGCAGAGCCGCTCGCAGGGCTGCTGGTGGCGGCGCTGCGGGGGCTGTTCGCCACCGAGGCGTCGCCCGGTGGGTGGACGCTCGTCCCGATGGCGTCGCGCCGCGCGACCGTACGCTCGCGCGGCTACGACGGCGTACTCCTGCTCTCGCGGATCGCGGCCCGGCGCCTCCGCGGGTCGGGCCACGACGTGCTCGTGACGCGTTCGCTTCGACACCGACGACGGGTCGCGGACCAGGCGGGCCTCAATGCCACGCAGCGCCGGGAGAACCTCGACGGCGCCCTGCGCAGCGTCGTCGGACGCTGGAGTAGGCGGCGGGCCGTCGTGGTCGTCGACGACGTCGTTACGACCGGTGCGACGGCCGCGGCCGCGGTGAGCGCACTCCGCGACTCCGGCGCGCCGGTGGTCGGCGCGGCGGTTCTGGCCGCCACGCCGAGACGCCCGGGCCGGGTCTCCCTGTCCGCTGCCGGAGAAGTAGACACGACCTACCGAAACGCTCCGCGGCGGGTTACCGTTCAGAACATGTGA
- a CDS encoding response regulator, producing MSSDGEATGDPVASGATRVLVVDDQELFRRGLMLVLAGEDDLEVVGDAADGPTALGMVVERTPDVVLLDVRMPGMSGLETCAAARTIAPQTRIIMLTSSDDESDLYASVKAGASGYLLKDASIDQVAEAVRLVADGQSLINPAMAAKLLEEFKLISQQRPEEPPGPRLTGRELEVLKEVARGLNNRQIATELFISEHTVKNHIRNILEKLQLHSRVEAVMYAVRQKLLDV from the coding sequence GTGAGTTCAGACGGCGAGGCGACCGGCGACCCGGTCGCCTCGGGCGCGACTCGTGTGCTCGTGGTCGACGACCAGGAGCTGTTCCGGCGCGGGTTGATGCTCGTGCTCGCGGGCGAGGACGACCTCGAGGTCGTCGGCGACGCGGCCGATGGCCCGACCGCCCTCGGGATGGTCGTCGAGCGTACCCCCGATGTCGTGTTGCTCGACGTACGGATGCCGGGGATGTCGGGCCTCGAGACGTGTGCCGCGGCGCGTACGATCGCGCCGCAGACGCGGATCATCATGCTCACGTCGAGCGACGACGAGTCCGACCTGTATGCCTCGGTCAAGGCGGGCGCATCGGGCTATCTGCTCAAGGATGCCTCGATCGACCAGGTCGCCGAGGCCGTACGCCTGGTCGCGGACGGGCAGTCGCTGATCAACCCGGCCATGGCGGCGAAGCTACTCGAGGAGTTCAAGCTGATCTCCCAACAGCGGCCGGAGGAACCTCCGGGACCACGCTTGACCGGGCGCGAGCTCGAGGTGCTCAAGGAGGTCGCGCGGGGGTTGAACAACCGCCAGATCGCCACCGAGCTGTTCATCAGCGAGCACACCGTGAAGAACCACATCCGTAACATCCTGGAGAAGCTGCAGCTGCACTCGCGGGTCGAGGCCGTGATGTACGCGGTGCGCCAGAAGCTGCTCGACGTCTAG
- the hpf gene encoding ribosome hibernation-promoting factor, HPF/YfiA family: MEIVVKGRHIEVSERFREHVHEKLARIEKFEQRQRLSRIEVQIDLERNPRLHDRAARVEMTVRSRGPVIRAEACAEDKMTALDMAIDKLESRLRKAADRRRIHHGSRRPESVAEATAGGDLVESSLVSAVNGNSAVAAEAETVRRAGPIEVVGEGPLVVREKTHDARPMTLDQALYEMEMVGHDFYLFIDKDSAQPSVVYRRHGYDYGVIHLSPSHDMI; this comes from the coding sequence GTGGAGATCGTGGTCAAGGGTCGGCATATCGAGGTCAGCGAGCGCTTTCGGGAGCACGTACACGAGAAGCTTGCGCGCATCGAGAAGTTCGAACAGCGCCAGCGGTTGAGCAGGATCGAGGTCCAGATCGATCTGGAGCGTAACCCGCGGCTGCACGACCGTGCCGCACGCGTCGAGATGACCGTACGCTCGCGCGGCCCCGTGATCAGGGCGGAGGCCTGCGCCGAGGACAAGATGACGGCGCTCGACATGGCGATCGACAAGCTGGAGTCGCGACTTCGCAAGGCCGCCGACCGGCGGCGGATCCACCACGGCAGCAGGCGGCCGGAATCGGTCGCCGAGGCCACCGCCGGTGGAGACCTGGTCGAGTCCAGCCTGGTGAGCGCGGTCAACGGCAACTCAGCGGTCGCGGCGGAGGCGGAGACCGTTCGCCGGGCCGGACCGATCGAGGTCGTCGGCGAGGGCCCGCTCGTCGTACGCGAGAAGACCCACGACGCGCGTCCGATGACCCTCGACCAGGCGCTGTACGAGATGGAGATGGTGGGGCACGACTTCTACCTCTTCATCGACAAGGACAGCGCCCAGCCGAGCGTCGTCTACCGGCGCCACGGCTACGACTACGGCGTCATCCACCTCTCGCCGTCCCATGACATGATCTAG
- a CDS encoding LysM peptidoglycan-binding domain-containing protein: MAASSRLALGATTAVALAGAACVLAPALAIRPDPGPREFETLVVQLAEVAAFCGCGWLSLATAVTVLAAATGTRSWPARIAVRITPRTWSRVLGLAVGGAVTLVPVAADADDGTAPPPRIVGLRLPDRPAAQANTAASPDMTVVVRRGDTLWRLAAARLPAGADDGAIAHACRRWYAANRGAIGSDPDLLLPGTRLVQPTDDRERKP, encoded by the coding sequence ATGGCAGCGAGCAGCCGCCTCGCCCTGGGCGCGACCACGGCCGTCGCGCTCGCCGGCGCGGCCTGCGTGCTCGCCCCTGCCTTGGCGATCCGGCCGGACCCCGGGCCCCGCGAGTTCGAGACCCTGGTGGTCCAGCTCGCCGAGGTGGCCGCCTTCTGCGGGTGCGGATGGCTCTCGCTCGCCACTGCCGTCACGGTGCTCGCGGCCGCAACCGGAACCCGCTCCTGGCCGGCCCGGATCGCCGTGCGGATCACGCCGCGTACGTGGAGCCGCGTGCTCGGCCTGGCCGTCGGCGGCGCCGTCACGCTCGTCCCCGTTGCGGCGGATGCCGACGACGGCACTGCCCCGCCGCCGCGCATCGTCGGGCTACGCCTCCCCGACCGGCCCGCGGCCCAGGCCAACACGGCCGCATCGCCCGACATGACCGTGGTCGTACGTCGAGGGGACACCCTGTGGCGGCTCGCGGCCGCTCGCCTGCCGGCCGGCGCCGACGACGGCGCCATCGCACACGCGTGCCGACGCTGGTACGCCGCCAACCGCGGCGCCATCGGCTCGGACCCCGACCTGCTACTTCCCGGGACCCGCCTCGTACAGCCAACCGACGATCGGGAGAGAAAGCCATGA
- a CDS encoding LpqB family beta-propeller domain-containing protein — translation MARRVLMATVAAAALAVAGCASIPDTGTVHTADSTTDKAVDSLYTPPGPQPGASPEELIGQFLDAMRAKPVTSEVAREFLTEKAADSWDPDQETIVYNSETQQEMSGDRVELVLDTYASLGRRGGFTPTFGDDRALDLKFEKEDGQWRIADPPDAYLLDESQFEGNYLPLSLYFINDSHRSAVPDPVYLPEGDQLATSAIDGLLQGPSDALGEAATTFIPQDTELEVSVRVGDGGIAEVRLAGDLEDLDADSRKLMSAQIVLTLRQVPGVEGVRILVDDVPYEVSGVDEVQPTNAWDQYDPSVSSEPSDLFAMHNGRLVVIQDDEVHEFAGPWEGTRADIDDFAVNGDEDRIAVVEEGRTTASVGSLAINAADRKTVLVGDHLLAPRWDPLDWLWLVDARKESTSIAVWHEGGELRSIPIGELDGMRVTSISISPDGTRFAAIALPPGAKDGRDAAAYVGYIRRSSKDNRPVEVEGVHRVRLDSSNLKNLRSVAWRDATHLVLLADRGALSRQPYVVAIDGSSISGGVSVDQPSLPEVGAVSVAASGRISDPIYVADDDGGVWKLDSTQRWSKISDEKIWTPHYAG, via the coding sequence ATGGCGCGACGCGTACTCATGGCAACCGTCGCCGCGGCCGCGTTGGCGGTCGCCGGCTGTGCGTCGATCCCCGACACCGGCACCGTGCACACCGCGGACTCGACGACCGACAAGGCCGTCGACTCGCTCTACACGCCGCCCGGCCCGCAGCCGGGCGCGTCGCCGGAGGAGCTGATCGGCCAGTTCCTGGACGCGATGAGGGCCAAGCCGGTGACGAGCGAGGTCGCGCGGGAGTTCCTCACCGAGAAGGCAGCCGACAGCTGGGACCCCGACCAGGAGACGATCGTCTACAACTCCGAGACGCAGCAGGAGATGAGCGGAGACCGCGTCGAGCTGGTCCTCGACACCTACGCGTCCCTCGGCCGGCGAGGTGGGTTCACCCCGACGTTCGGTGACGACCGTGCGCTCGACCTCAAGTTCGAGAAGGAGGACGGGCAGTGGCGGATCGCCGACCCGCCCGACGCGTACCTCCTCGACGAGAGTCAGTTCGAGGGCAACTATCTGCCGCTCTCGCTCTACTTCATCAACGACTCGCACCGATCGGCCGTACCCGATCCGGTCTATCTGCCCGAGGGTGACCAGCTCGCGACCAGTGCGATCGACGGGCTGCTCCAGGGTCCGTCCGACGCGCTCGGCGAGGCGGCGACGACGTTCATTCCGCAGGACACCGAGCTGGAGGTGTCGGTCCGGGTCGGTGACGGCGGGATCGCCGAAGTCAGGCTCGCAGGCGATCTGGAAGACCTCGATGCCGACTCCCGAAAGCTGATGTCCGCACAGATCGTGCTCACCCTGCGGCAGGTGCCCGGTGTCGAGGGCGTACGGATCCTGGTCGACGACGTGCCGTACGAGGTGTCCGGCGTCGACGAGGTACAGCCGACCAACGCGTGGGACCAGTACGACCCGTCGGTTTCGTCCGAGCCGAGCGATCTCTTCGCCATGCACAACGGTCGGCTGGTCGTCATCCAGGACGACGAGGTGCACGAGTTCGCGGGGCCGTGGGAGGGCACGCGGGCCGATATCGACGATTTCGCGGTCAACGGCGACGAGGACCGGATCGCGGTCGTCGAAGAGGGGCGGACGACGGCCTCGGTCGGGTCGCTCGCGATCAACGCCGCCGACCGCAAGACCGTGTTGGTCGGCGACCATCTGCTCGCTCCGCGCTGGGACCCCCTGGACTGGCTCTGGTTGGTCGATGCGCGCAAGGAGTCGACGAGCATCGCGGTGTGGCACGAGGGCGGCGAGCTGCGGTCGATCCCGATCGGCGAACTGGACGGGATGCGCGTCACGAGCATCTCGATCTCGCCCGACGGCACCCGTTTCGCCGCGATCGCCTTGCCGCCCGGAGCGAAGGACGGTCGCGACGCCGCCGCGTACGTGGGCTACATCCGGCGCTCCAGCAAGGACAACAGGCCGGTCGAGGTCGAGGGTGTGCATCGGGTGCGGCTCGACTCGAGCAATCTCAAGAACCTGCGATCGGTGGCCTGGCGGGACGCGACCCACCTCGTGCTGCTTGCCGACCGTGGCGCCCTGAGCCGCCAGCCATACGTCGTCGCGATCGACGGCTCGAGCATCTCCGGGGGCGTGTCCGTCGATCAGCCGTCGTTGCCGGAGGTCGGGGCGGTGTCCGTGGCGGCGTCCGGACGGATCAGTGACCCGATCTACGTTGCCGACGACGACGGCGGCGTCTGGAAGCTGGACAGCACGCAACGTTGGTCGAAGATCAGCGACGAGAAGATCTGGACGCCGCACTACGCCGGCTGA
- the mtrB gene encoding MtrAB system histidine kinase MtrB: MASGYLSGESVGRLRTHAVALLRRVFVVVTRPFVLAVRVWRRSVQARVVIGTLVLCSIVIGLVGWVLIRQVAEGLVDNRREAAVSVAEEGFSTAQENISASPTQGAFDESQMLGELYDVLVTQGGSARAYEVVLEGPLPSADDGGAGETGMRSLSELEKGSIPEDLKVRVAAGDNADADSPPKIYWTYTDLSLSEDGDDVPAIAIGRVVQMPGNGNRYSLYYLFSMEEQDDTLHQITSAMIYAGIALVLLVAGVAWIVTRQVVTPVRLARRIAERLAAGRLEERMHVRGEDDIARLGVSFNQMASSLQKQIRQLEELSRVQHRFVSDVSHELRTPLTTVRMAADVLHDARQTFDPMTARSAELLQNELDRFEALLADLLEISRFDAGAARLELERVDLAEVADRVADYYRGFAERHGVTLTVRAQSRPVEVEADVRRIERVVRNLVANAIHYSRSEQVDLLVAGSTASAALAVRDYGIGLRPGEAQLVFNRFWRADPSRVRTSGGTGLGLAISLEDATLHGGWLQAWGEPDRGAQFRLTLPRHAGEDVERSPLPLVPADAGTTRRRMTQVGVDD; the protein is encoded by the coding sequence GTGGCGAGCGGCTATCTGTCGGGCGAGTCGGTTGGCCGCCTGCGTACGCACGCGGTCGCGCTGCTCCGCCGGGTCTTCGTCGTTGTCACCCGGCCGTTCGTGCTCGCGGTACGGGTGTGGCGGCGGTCCGTGCAGGCCCGTGTCGTCATCGGCACCCTGGTGCTCTGCTCGATCGTGATCGGGCTCGTCGGCTGGGTGCTGATTCGTCAGGTCGCCGAGGGACTCGTCGACAACCGGCGCGAGGCGGCGGTGTCGGTCGCCGAGGAGGGCTTCTCGACCGCGCAGGAGAACATCAGCGCGAGCCCGACGCAGGGCGCGTTCGACGAGTCGCAGATGCTCGGCGAGCTTTACGACGTCCTCGTCACGCAGGGCGGGTCGGCGCGCGCGTACGAGGTGGTGCTGGAGGGGCCGCTGCCGTCCGCAGACGACGGTGGCGCCGGCGAGACGGGCATGCGCTCGTTGTCGGAGCTCGAGAAGGGCAGCATCCCGGAGGATCTGAAGGTACGTGTCGCCGCGGGAGACAATGCCGACGCGGACAGTCCGCCGAAGATCTACTGGACGTACACCGACCTGTCGCTGAGCGAGGATGGCGACGACGTCCCCGCCATCGCCATCGGCAGGGTCGTGCAGATGCCGGGCAACGGCAACCGGTACTCGCTCTACTACCTGTTCTCGATGGAGGAGCAGGACGACACCCTGCACCAGATCACCAGCGCGATGATCTATGCCGGCATCGCCCTCGTCCTGCTGGTGGCCGGTGTGGCGTGGATCGTGACCCGGCAGGTCGTGACGCCGGTTCGCCTGGCCCGCCGCATCGCGGAGCGGCTCGCGGCTGGGCGGCTGGAGGAGCGCATGCATGTGCGCGGCGAGGACGACATCGCCCGCCTGGGCGTGTCCTTCAACCAGATGGCGAGCAGCCTGCAGAAACAGATCCGCCAGCTCGAGGAGCTGTCGCGGGTGCAGCACCGGTTCGTCTCGGACGTCTCCCACGAGCTTCGTACGCCGCTGACGACGGTGCGTATGGCCGCCGACGTGCTCCACGACGCGCGGCAGACCTTCGATCCGATGACGGCGCGTTCGGCCGAGTTGCTGCAGAACGAGCTGGACCGGTTCGAGGCGCTGCTGGCCGACCTGCTCGAGATCAGCAGGTTCGATGCCGGCGCCGCACGTCTGGAGCTGGAGCGGGTCGACCTGGCGGAGGTCGCCGACCGCGTGGCCGACTACTACCGAGGCTTCGCCGAGCGCCATGGCGTGACCTTGACCGTACGCGCGCAGTCTCGGCCGGTGGAGGTGGAGGCCGACGTGCGGCGGATCGAGCGGGTCGTACGCAATCTGGTCGCGAACGCGATCCACTACAGCCGGTCCGAGCAGGTCGACCTGCTGGTGGCCGGATCCACGGCGAGTGCGGCGCTCGCCGTACGCGACTACGGAATCGGCCTGCGCCCGGGCGAGGCGCAGCTGGTGTTCAACAGGTTCTGGCGGGCCGATCCCTCGCGCGTGCGTACCAGCGGCGGCACCGGCCTGGGGCTGGCGATCTCGCTCGAGGACGCGACCCTGCACGGAGGGTGGCTACAGGCCTGGGGCGAGCCCGACCGGGGAGCGCAGTTCCGGCTGACCCTGCCGAGGCACGCGGGCGAGGACGTCGAGCGGTCCCCGCTGCCCCTCGTACCCGCTGACGCCGGTACGACCCGGCGGCGGATGACCCAGGTGGGGGTGGACGACTGA
- a CDS encoding winged helix-turn-helix domain-containing protein produces MSDLTFTRLQARRVALGALGFARQRPESASARHANAVSERLGLFQIDSINVLARAHYMPLFSRIGAYDPEILHRMFGRAPRRMFEYWAHEASLVRSELYPSLRFRMRDGARMWGSMRRVADERPDLVAWVLHEVAERGPLTAREIEHDAVRARDGWGWNWSVVKTALEYLFYKGEVTSARRNSAFERVYDLPERVLPRDVLDLAEPDRDEAHRTLVRVSARALGIATEQCLRDYFRLAAEPTRDAVAELVDAGELLPARIDGWSRPAYLHAEASRPRRIRARALVSPFDPLVFERRRTEELFGFRYRIEIYVPEAKRVHGYYVLPFLLGDSLVARVDLKADRATGRLLVKGAYAEDHAPPETAAELAAELRLMADWLGLSDVVIAARGDLAPALTRMFTM; encoded by the coding sequence ATGTCAGACCTCACCTTCACCCGGCTGCAGGCGCGGCGTGTCGCCCTCGGTGCACTCGGTTTCGCCCGGCAGCGACCCGAGTCCGCGAGTGCACGCCATGCGAACGCCGTCAGCGAGCGCCTCGGCCTGTTCCAGATCGACTCCATCAACGTCCTCGCCCGGGCGCACTACATGCCGCTCTTCTCGCGGATCGGCGCGTACGACCCCGAGATCCTGCACCGGATGTTCGGGCGTGCACCGCGGCGGATGTTCGAGTACTGGGCGCACGAGGCATCGCTGGTACGCAGCGAGCTGTATCCGTCGCTGCGGTTCCGGATGCGCGACGGCGCGCGGATGTGGGGCTCGATGCGCCGGGTCGCCGACGAGCGACCCGATCTGGTCGCGTGGGTGCTGCACGAGGTGGCCGAGCGCGGGCCCCTCACCGCGCGTGAGATCGAGCACGATGCCGTACGTGCCCGCGACGGCTGGGGATGGAACTGGTCGGTCGTGAAGACGGCGCTCGAGTACCTCTTCTACAAGGGTGAGGTCACCTCGGCGCGACGCAACTCCGCGTTCGAGCGCGTGTACGACCTTCCCGAGCGGGTGCTGCCGCGAGACGTGCTCGACCTGGCCGAGCCCGACCGCGACGAGGCGCACCGCACGCTCGTACGCGTATCTGCGCGGGCGCTCGGCATCGCGACGGAGCAGTGCCTGCGCGACTACTTCCGGCTCGCGGCCGAGCCGACGCGCGACGCGGTCGCCGAGCTGGTCGATGCCGGCGAGCTACTGCCGGCGCGCATCGACGGCTGGTCGCGTCCGGCCTACCTGCATGCGGAGGCGAGCCGGCCGCGCCGCATCCGGGCCCGGGCGCTGGTGAGCCCGTTCGATCCGCTGGTGTTCGAGCGGCGCCGCACCGAGGAGCTGTTCGGCTTCCGCTATCGCATCGAGATCTACGTACCCGAGGCGAAGCGTGTCCATGGCTACTACGTGCTGCCGTTCCTGCTCGGCGACTCGCTCGTCGCCCGGGTCGACCTCAAGGCCGATCGCGCAACGGGGAGGCTGCTGGTCAAGGGCGCGTACGCCGAGGACCACGCGCCGCCCGAGACGGCGGCCGAGCTCGCCGCCGAGCTACGCCTGATGGCCGACTGGCTCGGCCTGTCCGATGTGGTCATCGCCGCGCGTGGCGATCTCGCTCCTGCCCTCACCCGAATGTTTACCATGTAA
- a CDS encoding Rv3235 family protein yields the protein MSASTTAIELRVQRPPAPPRTPPAPVLPRLTSPGAGPRRPATRPTAGRPHTQMEARSRRIVQALVEIIDGARPASQMLRLATESVYGDLVDRLESLGGASAHGAPAGPLSTRVASVHVEQPADACAEISARIVQGNRSRALALRLDRVDGRWMCSAMNWG from the coding sequence ATGAGCGCGTCGACAACCGCGATCGAACTCCGCGTCCAGCGACCACCCGCACCGCCGCGTACGCCGCCCGCACCGGTGCTGCCCCGGCTGACGTCGCCGGGTGCGGGGCCGCGCCGACCCGCCACCCGCCCCACGGCAGGACGCCCCCACACCCAGATGGAGGCGAGGTCGCGCCGGATCGTGCAAGCACTCGTCGAGATCATCGACGGCGCAAGGCCGGCGAGCCAGATGCTGCGGCTGGCAACCGAGTCGGTGTACGGCGACCTCGTCGACCGGCTGGAGTCGCTCGGCGGCGCCTCCGCGCACGGCGCCCCTGCCGGGCCGCTGTCGACCCGGGTGGCGTCGGTGCATGTCGAGCAACCCGCCGATGCGTGCGCCGAAATCAGCGCCCGGATCGTCCAGGGCAACAGGTCGCGGGCGCTCGCACTACGCCTCGACCGGGTCGACGGTCGCTGGATGTGCTCCGCGATGAACTGGGGCTAG